In the genome of Candoia aspera isolate rCanAsp1 chromosome 4, rCanAsp1.hap2, whole genome shotgun sequence, the window AATAAAATAAGTCTGAATGCCTTACAGCAGCTGACCATATTCTTTACAGGTGAGAGATATTTTAAAGTAATGTGAttcaatgacttttttttttttaaattggggggAAGAAGAAGACTCTTCATTTGAGGCCCACCTCTTTGGAACAGTTCAGCCCTCCCTTTCCcaagatagagatagatattttttttaaaaaaataattttctagaATGTTGGAGTTCTAGTTGTGGGTGGCACAACTGTTAATTGTGTTCTTTATGTTTCAAATAGTGGATTTTCAAATCAGGCTTTAAACTCTAGCTGCCTAGAGTTTATTGAACTAGGTGGGATTTatgcaaataaatgcataaatttatttatgcaataaataaaaaggaaagcagaaatgCAGTATACTGtactgtggatggatggatggatggatggaaaaaaatggatcatCATTAATCAACTAATTTTCTGGAGAATTACCCCTCAGATTTCTTTTCCAACTACTTAATGCTTGGACTGACTGTagctttattgaaaaaaaaaaaaaaacattcactgAAGTCATAATTGAGATGtgttttattcaaatattttaaaatatttcatcctCAGATTTGAAAATCATTACTGAAAGCAGTAATATAAAAGCCACAGAAGTATACTGATTGatcttttccaagaaaaaaagtgTGATTCAAATTTTCTCCAGGAGTGTAACTTGAGAGATCTCCATCTTTTCACACAACTCTTAGTCCTGAGCTCAGGAAACTGTTCTCCATAAGTCTCTCCTAACAGACAGATTATTGTAACACACAATTTTAAGTTTTATCTTCATCTTAGGAATCCTAACCCTAAAACCAAGTTccacaaaaagagagaaaaaagagaaaagaaacagaaaaaaaaaatgtttaacagTCATATCTTATCTAACTCTCCTTATTTAATTCCTATCTTAATATCAatctattattaaaattaaacataagcaTTCACCCTGATTTTAACCCACAGACTAAATCCTAACCTCACCCTCAAAGAAGCATAGCCAGTACTCTATCTGCATCAACTTTCCCCAAACAGAAGTCAAAACATTTTTACATTGACACATTCCCCATACTCTCTCTTCTGTAAAACTGTTTCATTTTCCAGGGAAGAATAAAGGAATTGGCATTCTCATTACTAACATCTGTAACTGTTGATGTTTCATCTTATTACCATAATATGAAGCCAAATTGAATTTATTATAGCAGTAGAAAATCTTTTACGACTGGAGAACAGGACCCAAATCAAGTTGATTTCCCAAGGGCCAGGGGAATTTAATGATCTCCCTGAGGAACTATAGAGGTCTATAGACAGATTCTATAGATGCCTCCTGTTGACATACAGTACTCATATTTTCTTGATAAATACAATACTAAATAGGAGTTTATCTGCCCTATCAATTTCTTCTCTGAATTCCATGTAGAGTTCTAGGAGCTGCTGGCAAGACTACAAATAGTAAAGAACATAGTTAATCTTCCTTTGGAGAGTTAGTATAAAGAGGTACTATCTTCATCATACATGTCTGTGATATAAGTGaccaaaacaacaacataggCAGACTGAGTTTAATCTGTGGCATTAATTTCTGTCTTTCAGGCACAAAACCTCCTTGAACAAGTATGATTGTCTACTTAGTATAAAGTAAATtagaaaaataagttttcttcTTACAAAGAGAGCAAACTTTTGCATTAGTAGCTTCAAATATAATATGCTTCCACACAAAGGGATGCCTTTAACTTATAAGAACTTCCACAAGATTGAGGTATTTCCAtaaactttattttcaaattaaaacatattGCTTATCATGTGGAGTTGTCAGTGATATTCAGCAAACAACTTGGAGAGTCTTTAATATTTCCTCCTAACtagctgttcttttttatttagtCCAGGCTGGAAAAGAATAATATAACATTTGGGTGCAAATATGCAACCCAGTAATCCTGCACTggagccaaagatggagaagatctccacagccaccatgtatttgcccTTGGTGCTCAAATAGGCTGGGAAAAAAGACAACCACACGCTGCAAAAgatcagcatgctgaaggtgatgaatttggcttcattaaagctgtcaggCAAGTTCCTAGCTAGGTATGCCACTAACAAACTGACCAGGGCAAGAATGTCCATGAAGCCCAAGACACAGTAAAACATATTGGTTGACCCTTCATTACATTCCAGTATAATTTCTTCATGCAAGGAATACATGTCAAAATCTGGAAAAGGGGGAGAGGTTGCCAGCCAAATTGCACAAAGAAAAGCTTGAATAAAGGAGCAAGAAAAGACAACAAAACTAGCCAATCTGTTCCCTACCCATTTCCTTATTCcagatcctggcttggtggccataaAAGCAAGAACTACAATGATGGTCTTGGCCAATACACAAGAAATTGCTACTGAAAATATGAAGCTAAAAGCAGTTTGTCGAAGAAGACATGTCAGTGCTGTAGGCTGACCAatgaaaaggaaagcagaaaggaaggagaagagaagagagataaGGAGAAAATAGGAGAGgctccggttgttggctttgacaatagGTGTATCATAGTACTTAATAAAGACACCAAGTGCCAATGCTGTCATGAAAGCAAACGAGAATGCAAACATGAAAGACATAATTCCTAAAGAGTCTTGGTAAGACAAAAAAGTGATCTCTTTGGCATTGCATGCATTTTGATGGAAGTTAGCATATTGATCTCCTGGACATGGAACACAGTcatctgcatctgaaaaaagaaCATAATACATTGTTTATATTGCTACAACTAAAAGCAAAACTACACATCTAAGACTTTGTGTATTAGAATGGGTAGAAATAATTTACATATTCTCTTCTGCACCCCCAACTCTGACCCCTAGCAAGCTGAATTAGAACTTCAGCTCCATCATATTCTGATGTTTGAAAATCTTAACTCTCAAGTGAAATGGGAGGCAAAGAATCTTGAATAATAGAGGCAGAAATCAACCATTCAATATATTACTTATGAGATTAACAGATTCTGTTGGTACACATCTTACCCTCTTGTGCTGAAAATTTTCCTTCTTCAcatggaaggcaatcatagcAACAGAACAGCTTCCCTTCTTTCATGGTTTTTCTATGACCTGAAAGACAATGATCATTGCACACCGAAAGGGGCTGAACCTGAATGtagaagagagaaaaggagaacgTTGAATGCAGGTGTTGTCCATGTGGGGGCTTTAGTAGACATCAATGAATCCTTGTGTATCCTGCTTAGAATTCAACAGGATATTTCTCCAACATCATCTATTCAATTAAAGAGCTGTTTAGTCACTTATACATATAGAAATACATATTTACATAGTAATATTCCTAGCAATAGCTGGGGAAATCACTGTAAAGAACCTCTGGAAGGACAACAGATGGAAATCAGTATAAAAGATGGTGTGCAGTTCTCCACTTGATTTATTTTGCCCAATTTTTAGATGTCAGTAATTCCTTTCCTTATAGCTGTCATTTGGGGAGAGCACACAATATATAGGCTCCAAATTCCAAAAtgtgattgaatgattgattgattgattgatatattgATTAGGTGTTATGAAGTTGCTGTTGAGTGATGACATAGATAAACCTTTTTCAGGATGATCTTTCACCAATCTGGTCATTCAGGTCCTCCAACAGAGAGCTCATCCCTActataatcaagtccatccatcttgttgctggtcttcctctttttctcattccctccacctttcctacaattataaatttatcaaaatatgataatttgagcctggttgtttgtcccttgagtgagaactctgggttgatttggttGATGATCCATCTGCTTCTTTTCCTgtttatccatggtattctcaagtgTCTTCTCCAGAACCCACATTGAAAATCATCAATATCCTTTATATCCTGTTTCATCggagtccaacttttacttccacaGTGAAAACCATTGTCCGTACGATTCCAATCTTTATAGGTGTAACATGTCACAACATCTGAATAACTACTACCCTACCAGTCCATGgcatatttcctgactgctggttcctttactgttggaaCCTAAAAGATAGAAGCTATCCACCTATTTAATAGCTTCACtctcagttctaaggctggttgttctacctattctctcctttatatttaatcatagtcCCATTTTTCCACAGTGTTCCTTGACTGTCATTATTTAAGATCAGTTGCATTTTCTACTATAAAAGGGTGTTATCAACATAGTACAGataattgatgtttcttcttccaattttaaaagcaTGCTCAACTTCCCTTATTCTAGTCTCTTTCAATATGTATTCAGCATTAATGCTAAATGTACTGTAAGCTTATTGATTTCTTATCGAtcaacttattttaaaatgtgattatacatatatactttttttttttttattatgcttaTATGACCAAAGCAGTAGCAGTGTTTTATTATTCCAGAAATCTGCAAAGAAGCACGGAAcaacagatataaataaatgGCTTCTGCAGAAAACATTCAATTCCAACttttaacaaacaaaagaaatgaaagactttgtttaattcttgggaaacTTGACTATAAAACAGGgatctccaaagtggtcaatatagACACCCAAGGCTTGCTGTGACTCtccattgttgttgttaaagtgctatttattaaattattttcatataataaattttggggagttgatgaacaatctgaaacttcatgaagaggtcaatgagctgaagagtacGGGTACCCCTACTATAGAACACCACCCATCTGTCAGTTTGtcgtactgtggtggcttgcGTGTTGCTATGATGCTGCTATGATGTTCTACTTCCAAAAGAgtcacccatggtggacaggtttcagcagagcttccagacaaagaacagactagggagcaaggcctggcaatctactcccgaaaatgtgccaatgaaaaccctatggattacaaccTAATATTTTgtgatatagtgctggaagatgagcccctcaggttggaaggcactcagtggggaagagctgccttctcaaagtagagccgACCTTAATGACATGGATGGAGTAAAGCCTCCAGGAcctcaaaatgagaagtaacagctacaaacatccattaataattgggacatggaatgtatgAAATATGAATCAAAGAAAATTAGAAGTTGACAAGAACAAAATGGAAGCCTTaagattgacatcttaggcattaatgagctgatgtggactggcattggtcaaTTTGAATCTGGCAGTCTTATGGTATACTacgctgagaatgaaaaaaaatgaagaggaatgacatggcattcatcattaagaagaatatttcaagatcaattctaaagaaCGCCACCAGTGATAGACTAACATCTATacacctacaaggaagaccagttaacaccaatattattcaaatttatgcaccaaccatgaatgctgaagatgaagaaattgaaaacttttatgaaatgctgcaatctgaaattgatcaaacatgcaatcaagatgctctgttaattattggtgactggaacacaaaagttggaaataaagaaggatcagtagttagaaaatatggccttggtgacagaaatgatgctggagatcacatgatagaattctgtaagaccaatgattatttgtttgcaacacttttttccaacaacacagtcaatGACTATATACatgactatatacatggaccttgccagatggattacacagaaatcaaattgattacatttgtggaaggagatggagaagctcaatactatcagttaagacaaagccaggagacagatcatcaattgctcatgtgcaagttcaagctgaagctggagaaaattaaagcaagtccaagagtgccaaagtatgatctagaaaacatcccacctgaatttagagatcacctcaaaaatagattgatgcactaaacactgatgaccgaagaccagaagagttgtgggaagacattaagaacataatatgtgaaGAAAGTCAGGAAAGAAAgtaaagatccaaatggatgtcagatgagactctggaacttgcttttaaacaccgagtagctaaagctaatgggaaaaaaaagaatgaagtaagagagctaagtagaaaatttcaaagggcagcttgcatagataaggaaaaaaaaatatgatgatgaaatatgcaaaggcctacagttagaaaatcaaagaggaagaacatgataagcatttctcaaactgaaagagctgaagagaaaattcaagccctgcgttgctatccttaaagatattatgggcaatacattaaatgacccTTGTAGTATTAAGAGACTATGGAAGGAGTGTACAGAATCACTGAATAAAAAAGAGTTAGTCAATGTTCAGCTACtgaaggaggtagaatatgatcaagaaccattggtattgaaggaagaagttcaagctgcactgaaggcattggcgaaaaacaaaactccaggaattgatggattgccaattgagatatttcaaccatcagatgcagcagtggaagtttggaagacaacaacctggccaactgactggaagtgatctgtattcatacccattccaaagaaaggagatcaaacagaatgtggaaattatcgaacaatttcattaatttcacaggctagaaaaaaattgctgaaaataattcaacaacggtTGCAGCCTTAGATTGAGAATTACCAGAGTccaagctggattcagaagaggaCGTGGTATGAGAAATAtaattgctgatgtcagatggatcttggctcaatgtaaagaataccagaaagatgtttacctctgtttcattgattatgaaaaggtgtttgactgtgtggaccataacaagttatggttaatattaggaaaaatgggaagtccagagcacttaattgtactcatgcagaaaCCTGTACACAaatcaagaggcagttgttagaacagaaaattgTGATACccagtggttcaaaattggaaaaggtatgcagcaaggttgtatattttcaccctacctattcaatatgtacattgaacaaataatttgagaagcaggaatgtatgaagaagaacaGTGTaccagaattggtggaagactcattaacaacctgtgatatgcagatgattcaACTTTGCtagctggaagtgaagaagacttgaagtacttgctgatgaagatcgaAGATTGTAgccagcaatacggactacacctggaTGTGAAAAAGATGAAGATATTCActaatggaccaataaacaatgtcacaataaatggagaagaaattgaagtcgtcaacaatttcagtctacttggatcaacaatcaatgccaagagaagtagtaatcaagaaaacaaatgatgtatcatgctgggaaaatctgccatcaaagacctatctaaagttttcagaagtaaagatgacagtttaaaaacaaaggtgtgtttgactcacaccatggtcttctcaattgccacatgtgcctgtgaaagttggacattagaaaaggaagatagaagaagaattgatgcattcaaattgtggtgttggtgaagattattgaaaaaccctggacttccagaagaacaaaccaatcagatttagaagaaatacagccagaatgttccctagaggcaaagataactaggcttagactctcatactttgggcatatcatcaggaaagactgatcacttgaaaaggtcatcatgtttggtaaagtcgagggccagcagaaaagaggaagaccttcagtgaaaTGGATTGATCcagttaccacaacaatggatgcaaacattggaatggtcaggcatatggtgcaagaccagacagcattttgttctgttatacatagggtcaccacaggtcataaatgacttgatggcaactaactacaacaacaacaacaacaacaactagagaACATGGTTTTGGAATCTTTGCTTTTCATGTTGTCTTTGAAGGGATGGACACACAAAACTGTAATGATTTTCAATGACATTCATTGAACCTACCTGGTTAAAACTGGTGGGCCAAACAATGGCATTCTCCTGAATGGTGAGTGTCATTTCTTCAGGTGTATGTGTATCTAAACTTCCAACTTTGACTTTGAGGAAGGACTGGTTTGGCAATGTACTCCAGTTGATTATATCAAATCCTGACACTAATTGCCCACTTTCATCAAAGGAAACTGGTTCCCCAGCATTATTGTTAAATGAGACAGTCCTCAGAAAATAGTGCAGCTCAAttaatgagaaaaagaaagaaaggaattattGCTTCCGaaccatatttttttccttaagaatACCAGGATGGTACATAGGAACTCCTGCTGTTAAGTAAAAACATCAATACTGTGGAATGGGCTTGATTGGcaaaatgtatgtgtatgtgtacgtTTATACCCTTTTGCTGTCTAAAGTATTCATGcttgttggtatttttttttcctgcttttggctgtagagtcattaaggttaccatggtaattgagtactttcttaagtattggcagggtgaagaggttgaaattaattgtcctcagtttgggtgttaatagctgcattgcctggaggaAGGCAGCTTGTTTgttacttgttttagtttcactttGGCAGCCGAGTATGCAGCCCAGTGCTCTCTGAGAGCGTTTGTGAATGCAGAAGccagtaaatatgtttttgtgctttctgtaaataaatttatttttatagaaatgcctggtgtgtgatttttctgatctctctgggccaaaggCTTCTGAGCATTCTGACAATGCTATCATCATCATAAAATAATGTCTTCTATCTATATTGACTAGCAATCCTCATATCTATTGACTATGCTTTATCCTTTGGAGAAAAGTGCAAAATGGGTTTCCAAAATAACAATCCAAGGAAAATTAAAGGTATgtgataagaaaataaataaataattaaactccATACCTCTCTGTCCTTGTAAACCATCCTTGCATCTTCCCTGCATGATTCACACATGCCTTTTGTCCTCTAAATCTCTCTCATTCTGAAAgtctcatcaactccatcaaTCCACACCTTTCTCAGTCCTCTCAACTTTCCAGTTTTCTTTCATATTCATTCTTATGACTAAACAACCTCAATGTATTTTGTTCATGTTGGTCACTCACCCAATTTTTGATCTGATCTCTTCCTGTATTGCTACACACATTTCTTAAATACTCCATTGGTATGGCATTCAACTTCCTTTTATGTTGCTCTTCTTTTAATGATTTGTGAAGAGGAGCATCCATtgtggggtgagggtgggggggggaatgctTTCAGAATCTCTGAGATGAAAAGTCTACATTAATGTGAAGCTTTCTAAATACtttctaaaaaaatgtaattggagAGGGAAGTCAGGGAACACCATAAATAATACTTTCAGAATCTTTAAGATGAGAAGCTCTCTGCCTCACTCTTCCAATCTATTCCATTTGGCAGATTATATTAAATAGTAATTATTTATTGCTGGTAATATTTTCTCTTTGCGATTCCCATTACTAAAAATCATTGACTTTCAATCTTCCTGGTTTCCATATCCAGTTAGATTGCTCCTTAGACTTGTAAACaggttatttttttctgtcctcCCATCAAAGATCCATTTCATCTCCTTTTTTGAGTCACTAAATGCACTATGATCTTTTTATTTTGATCacaagaatttttttcaaaaaacctACAAATCCTAAATTTAGATATGTATATAAaaccaaacatacatacatacatacatacatacatacataaaccaCTTTGTCATTTGTGCTCAAAATGATACCTGCCATGATTCTAGATGAAGAAAATTCAGTCTACTTTTATCTGACAcaattctgtttttccttttgaatGAATATAGAGCATGCAAGGCATGTAccacagcatagactgcattgtagatggtgtaactgtGGCTAATCATGCGCATGTCAAAAATTGATGAAGGAAGTGTCTCTATCTTCTCTTCCCCAGTGCACATATCATCAAAATTCCTCTCTACACTCAAATTCGGGAATGAACATTGAAATGCATCTTCCCAAAAGTCCTTGAGAAAGCGATCTTCTTTATTGGAGGCTGGATTCCTTTTCCTAACAAAATCCTGAAATCCTACCAAGTCTCTTAAGTGAACCACAATGGATATAGCACCATGAATGAAATGTAAAGGCCAGTTCCTTTGAAGAGAAGTTGAAGTGAAATCCATCTGGGCTATCATAATCCAGACTTTTCCCTTGTTTGATATGTCttgttgggagaagagcaatctCATACTCAGCATAAATTCACCTTGTATAACCACAGCAGATGCCATGCTTGCCATAgcaatttcatatatttcattgcCCTCTTCCCACATTTCAGCAAACTGGGTAGTGTACGTCTTCTTGGGGAAACTTTCAATGAAGTCAAAGCAGATTCCTCTCTGGGAAAACACTGAAACCACTGTCTGTATAAACCAATTTCCATCATCATAGTTCAGAGAAACCATCCCAACCCATGTCCACCCAAAATGTAGCAATAATTGGAGAATTCCCTTATATTGAAGGATATTGTTGGGGAACATCCAATGGAAAAAATCTCCATGATTAATTGTAGGTGCAGAGCCATAGAtaagctgaagaaagaaaagcaattgaaAGGTGTTACTCTAATGTATGCAAAATTatgtaaatacaataaaaatgtctTGATCAATTGATAGAGTCAGAAAAACACATAGCAAATTGACTGGTAAATTTTGCTCCTTAAAGTTCATGATACCACATCCCAAAATACACTTGTGCTTTTCACACTTCTGgattgaaaagagaaagaaagaagctcaTGTTCAAAGCACAAAGAAGAAAGAGCAGAAAAACAAAGAGTTcaaaaaatacaaataagaaaACAATAATGGAGGGAACAGTGGTTTTTATAATgaacattttcattttataatgaaaatgttgttttttttaattaactaaataatTAATATAAGATGCACCTCAAGTTTGActcagtgtaatggtatgtgggaatgaccttgggagacaggatgaagacctgcagactggacaaccagcatgtaaaagatatctcagcccacagaaggggggaGGGTTTCAgaaacgtttcagaagggaccctccctagttttccagagagtaaaaagaaaggaggggagaaatactctcagtcttgcaagtttctgttaatataatcttacaataaagatatagctagtactcctggtagagcttcttgtctagactacctagCTGGGCTAATACTCAGTATTTGATTCTGTCCAAGCCAGGAATAcacttatattaaaaagaaaccaaGGATGTCTTGTCCAAGCAAACGTGATTCTCCATTTTCATCACTGCAGAATTTGAACAAGACAATTCCAGATATGGCAGAAAGTTGTACTTGTCAAACCCACCTTACAGCTAAAGCCGAACACTATCTGTTATATTCTATGTATTCAAATGGAATGTTCTATGTTCCATTTGAGCTATTTATGCTTGatcccaaatatatatatatatatatatatatatatatatatatatatatatatatatatatatatatatattatggtaTATACTGCTTTTCCTAGTCATTGGAGTCACTGAACATTTTGATACACCTTCTATGTTTTTTGTACCGTGTACAAAATATAGAAGCTGGCCAAAATAAGAATATGCAAATTGGCCAAAACAGACTTCTGTGTTAATTTGTAGAGTGCTGACTTCTTTAAAGTTCTTACTTGATTTGTTTGATAGGAATCCTTGTGAaaacttcatgtttttcacattgaaatgaataatttaaatACCCCatgattttttaattgtttaagatCTTAATGTGTAACCTGCTgattgggaagggagggagggagggagggagtacaTGGAAGATACATACATATGGTAAAAGGGAGCATATCTCACCTGTTGAACCTTGTAGTTGCACAGGATACTTGCCATGTCCAGAGAGATTTTTGTATTGGGTCCTCCAATGACAGCTACTGCATTGTTCTGGCCATCACACTTATAGTTGGGAATGAATTTGTCCTTTGTTGAAAGAAGCTCCATTGCACCACGATAGGTCCAGGCTCCAATGAAGTTGGTATTATAAATATGGAAACCCAAGGTGATGTTGGGTAGGAAGTGAGGATTTTCATTGATTTCCTTCACAGCAAATGCCAAAGCCAGGATGTGCTGATAGTTTTGTGTCAAGAACCTATAAGAAGATTAATTTAACTCACTATTCTCTATCAAAATGAGGTATGCATTGCATTCCAGTGACAATTGTTCTGGAATTTTAATGCTGAAAAAGAACTAATATGACCTTTTCTCTTTAGCCTGACACCAAGTGACAGGGATGGGCATGT includes:
- the LOC134496946 gene encoding vomeronasal type-2 receptor 26-like; protein product: MVITLMLAKLYEGLKGMTPYSNSIYNVVYVVAYALHCMLSFTRKHSRMIDQGSEGHLYQEPWQSEVAQGHLNYRSEEMNRQFSDMMAMIPLLVLLQSQIMFLTQNYQHILALAFAVKEINENPHFLPNITLGFHIYNTNFIGAWTYRGAMELLSTKDKFIPNYKCDGQNNAVAVIGGPNTKISLDMASILCNYKVQQLIYGSAPTINHGDFFHWMFPNNILQYKGILQLLLHFGWTWVGMVSLNYDDGNWFIQTVVSVFSQRGICFDFIESFPKKTYTTQFAEMWEEGNEIYEIAMASMASAVVIQGEFMLSMRLLFSQQDISNKGKVWIMIAQMDFTSTSLQRNWPLHFIHGAISIVVHLRDLVGFQDFVRKRNPASNKEDRFLKDFWEDAFQCSFPNLSVERNFDDMCTGEEKIETLPSSIFDMRMISHSYTIYNAVYAVLHYFLRTVSFNNNAGEPVSFDESGQLVSGFDIINWSTLPNQSFLKVKVGSLDTHTPEEMTLTIQENAIVWPTSFNQVQPLSVCNDHCLSGHRKTMKEGKLFCCYDCLPCEEGKFSAQEDADDCVPCPGDQYANFHQNACNAKEITFLSYQDSLGIMSFMFAFSFAFMTALALGVFIKYYDTPIVKANNRSLSYFLLISLLFSFLSAFLFIGQPTALTCLLRQTAFSFIFSVAISCVLAKTIIVVLAFMATKPGSGIRKWVGNRLASFVVFSCSFIQAFLCAIWLATSPPFPDFDMYSLHEEIILECNEGSTNMFYCVLGFMDILALVSLLVAYLARNLPDSFNEAKFITFSMLIFCSVWLSFFPAYLSTKGKYMVAVEIFSIFGSSAGLLGCIFAPKCYIILFQPGLNKKEQLVRRKY